The following are encoded in a window of Kitasatospora sp. NBC_01250 genomic DNA:
- a CDS encoding AfsR/SARP family transcriptional regulator, with the protein MRIDLLGAVAVRYDDGAAATPSAPKRRALLAALAVRLGRLTPTEQLIELVWDGSPPPTARAALQGHIAELRRLLDGRLELATRGAGYLLAGDPDQVDALRFERLCREAGLLLPDPAAPAAARAAARAAADPVAAAPPAGSEPDPALPLLRAALDLWRGPALTDCGSALLRERTAPRLTDLRLRALDRLADGLRRRGRGAELIAELTEAVPAHPTHEQLAVHLLACLDQAGRGAEALEWYDRVAAQLPAAPGPALRAARDRLARTPSPVPGGAVAYADDASSPRTATPSGARAAVAPPRHLTPAQLPRANRRFVGRTGELDHLDGAIAAGRENRPILVTGPAGVGKTSLVQHWAHRVAHRFPDGQLYADLRGFDETEPREAAEVLACFLAALGVAESAMPSTLEDRSRRYRALLSGRRLLVVLDNARSYEQLSPLLPDPPADDAAPDGGPVTVITSRSRLGDLLVQEGAAPLSLDVLTPAEALELLARVLDPARVAAEPQAAAELAERCDRLPLALRLAAARLATRPGWALRDLVTEISDEQARLASLSCAGRGSLGVAATLNLTCRALPAAAVQLFTLLGLHPGAVIDAHTAAVLADVPPVEVRGVLAQLDAAHLIEETAPGLFARHDLVRLYGAQLAAELTCDERLAAMDRMIDHYLAATAAACAGLNTHSVLPTGTPAAAGTAMSAGTPAPAGSAASAVASPSTITSPSTASLPPLATPGQAVDWFRREERAVRGVVLCAEHYERSAAAWQLAHQAGVLYYNANHGRPEWRSTAEAGLRAARACADPAALVRMHADLAVVLIDQREFRAASDHLDQAIALADELGDPVLRHQCRTRLANGLVRAGRQASAIPLMTDIVDRARELTDDRLLAQALNNLANALVIAGTPELALPHADEAVRILTARPEDPKLPLAAHTRAEVLHALGRHNAALAAARHALALGRAQGNLRIESQAHALLATLLHALSRTAEALAEERLADTLPPDAG; encoded by the coding sequence ATGCGGATCGATCTGCTCGGCGCGGTCGCCGTCCGGTACGACGACGGGGCCGCGGCCACGCCCTCGGCGCCCAAACGCCGCGCGCTGCTCGCCGCCCTCGCCGTCCGGCTCGGCCGCCTGACGCCCACCGAGCAGCTGATCGAGCTGGTCTGGGACGGCAGCCCGCCGCCGACCGCCCGGGCCGCGCTGCAGGGCCACATCGCCGAGCTGCGGCGGCTGCTGGACGGCCGCCTGGAGCTGGCCACCCGGGGCGCCGGCTACCTGCTGGCCGGTGACCCGGACCAGGTGGACGCGCTGCGCTTCGAGCGCCTGTGCCGCGAGGCCGGCCTGTTGCTGCCCGACCCGGCCGCGCCCGCTGCCGCCCGCGCTGCCGCCCGCGCCGCCGCCGACCCGGTCGCCGCCGCCCCGCCCGCCGGGAGCGAGCCCGACCCCGCGCTGCCCCTGCTGCGCGCGGCCCTCGACCTGTGGCGCGGCCCGGCCCTGACCGATTGCGGCTCCGCCCTGCTGCGCGAGCGGACCGCGCCCCGGCTGACCGACCTGCGCCTGCGCGCCCTGGACCGGCTGGCCGACGGGCTGCGCCGGCGCGGCCGCGGCGCCGAGCTCATCGCCGAGCTCACCGAGGCCGTGCCGGCCCACCCCACCCATGAGCAGCTGGCCGTGCACCTGCTGGCCTGCCTCGATCAGGCCGGGCGCGGCGCGGAGGCGCTGGAGTGGTACGACCGGGTGGCGGCCCAGCTGCCGGCCGCCCCGGGCCCGGCGCTGCGCGCCGCCCGCGACCGCCTCGCCCGCACGCCGTCGCCGGTCCCCGGCGGGGCCGTCGCCTACGCCGACGACGCCAGCTCCCCGCGCACCGCGACGCCGTCCGGGGCGAGGGCCGCGGTCGCCCCGCCCCGGCACCTGACGCCCGCCCAACTGCCGCGCGCCAACCGGCGCTTCGTCGGCCGGACCGGCGAGCTCGACCACCTCGACGGTGCGATCGCCGCCGGGCGCGAGAACCGTCCGATCCTGGTCACCGGGCCGGCCGGGGTCGGCAAGACCAGCCTGGTCCAGCACTGGGCGCACCGGGTCGCCCACCGCTTCCCCGACGGCCAGCTCTACGCCGACCTGCGCGGCTTCGACGAGACCGAACCGCGCGAGGCGGCCGAGGTGCTGGCCTGCTTCCTGGCCGCGCTCGGGGTCGCCGAGAGCGCGATGCCCAGCACGCTGGAGGACCGCTCCCGGCGGTACCGCGCACTCCTCTCCGGCCGGCGGCTGCTGGTCGTGCTCGACAACGCGCGCTCCTACGAGCAGCTCTCCCCGCTGCTGCCCGACCCGCCCGCCGACGACGCCGCGCCCGACGGCGGTCCGGTCACCGTCATCACCAGCCGCAGCCGGCTCGGCGACCTGCTCGTCCAGGAGGGCGCCGCCCCGCTCTCGCTGGACGTGCTGACCCCGGCCGAGGCCCTGGAACTGCTGGCCCGGGTGCTGGACCCGGCCCGGGTCGCCGCCGAACCGCAGGCCGCCGCCGAACTGGCCGAGCGCTGCGACCGGCTGCCGCTGGCGCTGCGCCTGGCCGCCGCCCGGCTGGCCACCCGCCCGGGCTGGGCGCTGCGCGACCTGGTGACGGAGATCTCCGACGAGCAGGCCAGACTCGCCTCGCTCTCCTGCGCGGGCCGCGGCTCGCTGGGCGTGGCGGCCACCCTCAACCTCACCTGCCGGGCGCTGCCGGCCGCGGCGGTGCAGCTGTTCACCCTGCTCGGCCTGCACCCGGGCGCGGTGATAGACGCGCACACCGCCGCCGTGCTCGCCGACGTGCCGCCGGTCGAGGTCCGCGGCGTGCTCGCCCAGCTCGACGCCGCCCACCTGATCGAGGAGACCGCGCCCGGCCTGTTCGCCCGGCACGACCTGGTGCGCCTCTACGGTGCCCAGCTGGCCGCCGAACTCACCTGTGACGAGCGGCTGGCGGCGATGGACCGGATGATCGACCACTACCTCGCCGCGACCGCCGCCGCCTGCGCGGGCCTGAACACCCACAGCGTGCTGCCCACCGGCACCCCCGCAGCCGCCGGCACCGCCATGTCCGCCGGCACCCCCGCACCCGCCGGCTCCGCCGCGTCCGCCGTCGCCTCGCCGTCCACCATCACCTCGCCGTCCACCGCCAGCCTGCCGCCGCTGGCCACCCCGGGCCAGGCCGTCGACTGGTTCCGCCGCGAGGAGCGCGCGGTGCGCGGCGTGGTGCTCTGCGCCGAGCACTACGAGCGCTCCGCCGCCGCCTGGCAACTCGCCCACCAGGCCGGGGTGCTGTACTACAACGCCAACCACGGCCGCCCCGAGTGGCGCAGCACCGCCGAGGCCGGCCTGCGCGCGGCCCGCGCCTGCGCCGACCCCGCCGCCCTGGTGCGGATGCACGCCGACCTCGCCGTGGTCCTCATCGACCAACGCGAGTTCCGCGCCGCCTCCGACCACCTCGACCAGGCCATCGCCCTCGCCGACGAACTGGGCGACCCGGTGCTGCGCCACCAGTGCCGCACCCGGCTGGCCAACGGCCTGGTCCGGGCCGGCCGGCAGGCCAGCGCGATCCCGCTGATGACCGACATCGTGGACCGCGCCCGCGAGCTGACCGACGACCGGCTGCTCGCCCAGGCCCTCAACAACCTCGCCAACGCCCTGGTGATCGCCGGCACCCCCGAGCTCGCCCTGCCACACGCCGACGAGGCCGTCCGCATCCTCACCGCCCGCCCCGAGGACCCCAAGCTCCCGCTCGCCGCCCACACCCGCGCCGAGGTGCTGCACGCCCTCGGCCGCCACAACGCGGCCCTCGCCGCCGCCCGCCACGCCCTCGCCCTCGGCCGCGCCCAGGGCAACCTGCGCATCGAGTCCCAGGCCCACGCCCTGCTCGCCACCCTCCTGCACGCCCTCAGCCGCACCGCCGAAGCCCTCGCCGAGGAGCGCCTGGCCGACACCCTGCCCCCCGACGCCGGCTGA
- a CDS encoding AfsR/SARP family transcriptional regulator, giving the protein MGIRLLGPVELRKTRGGVLVPLSGSQRRAVLALLALRLGRVVAVDHFFELLWGEEPPARARAALQGHIAALRKVLADTTFTLHTRAPGYLLIGPAELVDVLRFEALAAAARERAAGGGGQAVAAGGSGLGQAGLGQAADRPGDDGRAADAEAIGLLEQALGLWTGAALADLPDTELRRAMVGQLDEARTRVLINWAELRLRRGTGAAAVPALEQSVRADGLRESVVALLIRCLHQAGRPSDALTAYQHARELLDSELGMLPGAELQAAFAQVLAEENAGLGEVRYPGAGYGGVAYGAVEHPGGEYPGGRPEDAGDGEGDAAEHGLLVPMLPGSALTPVLPAVEALTEEADPEPDSVEPPAPRQLPRQPAGFVGRTLESRWLDRECGPERTGDGLALVVGPAGAGKSATVIRWAHQVAAGFPDGQLFVDLGGFDPAGPAEPAEVLGRFLLALGVAESAVPEDLPGRVALYRARTGTRALLVVLDNARSAEHVTDLLPSGPDCAAVVTSRNTLEDLVVTEGAALLRLEALPGGDALRLLERGLTPGRVHTEVAAAEQLIELCDHLPLALRIAASRLAARPDWTIADLVAELADERTRLLTLDTQGAVSIRTALTLTYRHLSAEAARLLTVLAAHPGCEVDTFAGAALLGTDPATARGALGELAAYHLLTESTPGRYSRHDLIRLFGVELFAEQPAEVRRLSSERLLDYYVAASLRCGDHLEPSLGPFGERSHPPAALPRPADARTALDWFRAEEPTIRALVTAGVAADPERAWRLSLAASPLYYGASRLTDWLSCLRAGQRAAEQCGSTAAAALLCSTMANALIGVERPQEALELAQRAVAGTTPADGFAHTRSQVTLALISAALGDPAEAVRLSAAAVELTKASCSPTQLSFVLGYAAAINLMTGEAEAALRESRESQRLLAGHPGATIHAWAMLTEAQALQALGATEDSERVWSRLLTTCQEAGFLHLHAISEQSYATFLLALGREREAAEHLRAAVRLYRLHGHLAGAVTDLLAVVEQSLICRPGSRSLP; this is encoded by the coding sequence ATGGGCATCCGGCTCCTCGGTCCGGTAGAGCTGCGGAAGACCCGCGGCGGCGTGCTCGTACCGCTCTCCGGCTCCCAGCGGCGCGCGGTGCTCGCCCTGCTGGCGCTGCGCCTGGGGCGGGTCGTGGCGGTGGACCACTTCTTCGAGCTGCTCTGGGGCGAGGAGCCGCCGGCCCGCGCCCGGGCCGCGCTGCAGGGGCACATCGCCGCGCTGCGCAAGGTGCTCGCCGACACCACGTTCACGCTGCACACCCGGGCGCCGGGCTATCTGCTCATCGGGCCGGCCGAGCTGGTGGACGTGCTGCGCTTCGAGGCGCTCGCGGCAGCGGCCCGGGAGCGCGCGGCGGGCGGCGGTGGGCAGGCGGTGGCGGCCGGAGGGTCAGGGCTCGGGCAGGCAGGGCTCGGCCAGGCGGCGGACCGGCCGGGAGACGACGGCCGGGCCGCGGACGCCGAGGCGATCGGGCTGCTGGAACAGGCGCTGGGCCTGTGGACCGGGGCCGCGCTGGCCGACCTGCCCGACACCGAGCTGCGCCGGGCCATGGTCGGACAGCTGGACGAGGCGCGGACCAGGGTGCTGATCAACTGGGCCGAGCTGCGGCTGCGCCGGGGCACCGGGGCGGCCGCGGTGCCGGCCCTGGAGCAGAGCGTGCGGGCCGACGGGCTGCGGGAGTCGGTGGTGGCCCTGCTGATCCGCTGCCTGCACCAGGCCGGGCGGCCCTCCGACGCACTGACGGCCTACCAGCACGCCCGCGAGCTGCTCGACAGCGAGCTCGGCATGCTGCCGGGCGCGGAGCTGCAGGCGGCGTTCGCGCAGGTGCTCGCCGAGGAGAACGCGGGGCTCGGGGAGGTCCGCTACCCGGGCGCCGGGTACGGGGGCGTCGCGTACGGCGCCGTCGAGCACCCGGGCGGCGAGTACCCGGGCGGCAGACCGGAGGACGCCGGGGACGGCGAGGGGGACGCGGCCGAGCACGGGCTGCTGGTTCCGATGCTGCCGGGGAGCGCGCTGACCCCGGTGCTCCCGGCAGTGGAGGCCCTCACCGAGGAGGCCGACCCGGAGCCCGACTCCGTCGAGCCGCCGGCGCCCCGCCAGCTCCCCCGCCAGCCGGCCGGTTTCGTCGGCCGCACGCTGGAGTCGCGCTGGCTGGACCGGGAGTGCGGGCCCGAGCGCACCGGCGACGGCCTGGCGCTGGTGGTCGGCCCCGCCGGGGCGGGCAAGAGCGCCACCGTGATCCGTTGGGCGCACCAGGTCGCCGCGGGCTTCCCGGACGGCCAGCTCTTCGTCGACCTGGGCGGCTTCGATCCGGCCGGACCGGCGGAACCGGCCGAGGTGCTCGGCCGGTTCCTGCTCGCCCTGGGCGTCGCGGAGTCCGCCGTGCCCGAGGACCTGCCCGGCCGCGTCGCGCTCTACCGCGCCCGCACCGGCACCCGCGCGCTGCTGGTCGTGCTGGACAACGCGCGCAGCGCCGAACACGTCACCGACCTGCTGCCCAGCGGGCCCGACTGCGCCGCCGTGGTCACCAGCCGCAACACGCTGGAGGACCTGGTGGTCACCGAAGGCGCCGCGCTGCTGCGGCTGGAGGCGCTGCCCGGGGGCGACGCGCTGCGGCTGCTCGAACGCGGGCTGACCCCCGGGCGGGTGCACACCGAGGTGGCCGCGGCCGAGCAGCTGATCGAGCTCTGCGACCACCTGCCGCTGGCACTGCGGATCGCGGCCTCCCGGCTGGCCGCCCGGCCGGACTGGACGATTGCCGACCTGGTGGCCGAACTGGCCGACGAGCGCACCCGGTTGCTCACCCTGGACACCCAGGGGGCGGTCAGCATCCGCACCGCCCTGACGTTGACCTACCGCCACCTCTCCGCCGAGGCGGCCCGGTTGCTCACCGTGCTGGCCGCGCACCCGGGCTGCGAGGTGGACACCTTCGCCGGGGCCGCGCTGCTCGGCACCGACCCGGCCACCGCCCGCGGCGCGCTCGGCGAGCTGGCCGCCTACCACCTGCTCACCGAGAGCACCCCGGGCCGCTACAGCCGGCACGACCTGATCCGGCTGTTCGGCGTGGAGCTGTTCGCCGAGCAGCCCGCCGAGGTGCGACGGCTCAGCTCCGAGCGGCTGCTGGACTACTACGTTGCGGCGTCCCTGCGCTGCGGCGACCACCTGGAGCCGAGCCTCGGCCCCTTCGGGGAGCGGTCCCACCCGCCCGCGGCGCTGCCGCGGCCAGCGGACGCCCGCACCGCGCTGGACTGGTTCCGGGCCGAGGAGCCGACGATCCGCGCCCTGGTCACCGCGGGCGTCGCGGCCGACCCGGAGCGGGCCTGGCGGCTGAGCCTGGCGGCGAGCCCGCTGTACTACGGCGCCAGCCGGCTGACCGACTGGCTGAGCTGCCTGCGCGCCGGGCAGCGGGCCGCCGAGCAGTGCGGCTCCACGGCGGCTGCCGCGCTGCTCTGCAGCACCATGGCCAACGCCCTGATCGGCGTCGAACGTCCGCAGGAGGCCCTCGAGCTGGCGCAGCGGGCGGTGGCCGGGACGACGCCGGCGGACGGCTTCGCGCACACCCGCTCGCAGGTCACCCTGGCGCTGATCAGCGCGGCCCTCGGCGACCCGGCCGAGGCCGTGCGGCTGTCGGCCGCGGCCGTCGAGCTGACCAAGGCGAGCTGCTCGCCCACCCAGCTCTCCTTCGTGCTCGGCTACGCCGCCGCGATCAACCTGATGACCGGCGAGGCCGAGGCGGCGCTGCGCGAGTCCCGCGAGTCGCAGCGGCTGCTGGCCGGCCACCCGGGCGCCACCATCCACGCCTGGGCGATGCTGACCGAGGCACAGGCCCTGCAGGCGCTGGGCGCCACCGAGGATTCCGAGCGGGTCTGGTCACGACTGCTGACCACCTGCCAGGAGGCGGGCTTCCTGCACCTGCACGCCATCTCCGAACAGTCGTACGCCACCTTCCTGTTGGCCCTGGGCCGGGAGCGGGAGGCGGCCGAGCACCTGCGTGCGGCCGTCCGGCTCTACCGGCTGCACGGCCATCTGGCGGGGGCCGTCACCGACCTGCTCGCGGTGGTCGAGCAGTCGCTGATCTGCCGGCCGGGCAGCCGGTCGCTGCCCTAG
- a CDS encoding sigma-70 family RNA polymerase sigma factor: MSTKPVAPPVVPAALPPADSSAAPAAVRPTLDQETLAELYRLHGGYLLRALLRVTNGDRGKAEDILQETLLRAWQHPEAISRGPEHSRPWLFTVARRIAIDHFRMAAARAQEVAGEMLEDRPLAEDPYEQVLASRDIAQVLERLQPHHRDVLVELHLKDRSVLEAAERLGVPPGTVKSRNFYAIRALRPVLAAQSEYAPSVLPTGRSKSAAKATGKAGAAA; encoded by the coding sequence GTGTCCACTAAGCCCGTCGCCCCGCCCGTCGTGCCCGCCGCCCTGCCGCCCGCCGACTCGTCGGCCGCCCCGGCCGCCGTGCGCCCCACCCTCGACCAGGAGACGCTCGCCGAGCTGTACCGCCTGCACGGCGGTTACCTGCTGCGCGCCCTGCTGCGGGTGACCAACGGTGACCGCGGCAAGGCCGAGGACATCCTGCAGGAGACCCTGCTGCGTGCCTGGCAGCACCCGGAGGCGATCTCCCGCGGTCCCGAGCACAGCCGGCCCTGGCTGTTCACGGTGGCCCGCCGGATCGCCATCGACCACTTCCGGATGGCCGCCGCCCGCGCCCAGGAGGTGGCCGGCGAGATGCTGGAGGACCGGCCGCTCGCCGAGGACCCCTACGAACAGGTGCTCGCTTCCCGGGACATCGCGCAGGTGCTGGAGCGGCTGCAGCCGCACCACCGCGACGTGCTGGTCGAGCTGCACCTCAAGGACCGCTCGGTGCTGGAGGCGGCCGAACGCCTCGGCGTGCCGCCGGGCACGGTCAAGTCCCGCAACTTCTACGCGATCCGGGCGCTGCGCCCGGTGCTGGCGGCGCAGAGCGAGTACGCCCCGTCCGTGCTGCCGACCGGCCGGAGCAAGTCCGCCGCCAAGGCCACCGGCAAGGCGGGCGCCGCGGCCTGA
- a CDS encoding MinD/ParA family ATP-binding protein — MTVLSGGAPGVTGGSGWAGWAAGTVGGGGTVAGAGPVAAILRLGPEAGRADAPDYTPARWPEAVVVVARTPLDPLGTVLIPPNVRAVLTRGPGAEPAASPLPVQLPVAGPLPVVGPPPVQASAPPAFGAAVPAVGGPAEPPNRLIPRPDLSLGRAAAHELSPERLLRRAAARGPRALRRPFAGGGQEEQRRLLESIRTPLHGCHRIAVLGHPAGTGQTAVTLTLGTLLAANRPDRVIALDLAGAGSGGPAKNLGARVRRETTRSLGDLLAVLPSLNSYQQLRAFTSRAASGLEVLAELPGAPGAGFDEYGYRQVLSVLSSQYPVILSDTGTAPEGVRRAAVELADQLVICASASVAGADGATATLDQLVAQGHGELVRTSVTVISTVPATEAGQGRPLPAQELAAHFRTRCGGVAVIPADAHLAAGGEVDPARLKPRTRQACLELAALVGKAMARQQPPAAGPW, encoded by the coding sequence ATGACGGTTCTTTCGGGCGGTGCCCCGGGTGTGACGGGTGGGTCGGGCTGGGCGGGCTGGGCTGCTGGGACTGTCGGGGGCGGCGGGACGGTGGCCGGGGCGGGCCCGGTGGCGGCGATCCTGCGGCTGGGGCCGGAGGCCGGCAGGGCGGACGCACCCGACTACACCCCAGCGCGCTGGCCCGAGGCCGTGGTGGTGGTCGCCCGGACGCCGCTGGACCCGCTCGGCACGGTGCTGATCCCGCCGAACGTCCGGGCGGTGCTGACCCGCGGGCCGGGGGCGGAGCCGGCGGCTTCTCCGCTGCCGGTGCAGCTGCCGGTGGCTGGTCCGCTGCCGGTGGTCGGGCCGCCACCGGTCCAGGCGTCCGCGCCGCCGGCGTTCGGCGCGGCCGTGCCCGCGGTGGGCGGCCCCGCCGAGCCCCCGAACCGGCTCATTCCGCGCCCGGACCTCTCGCTCGGGCGCGCCGCCGCCCACGAGTTGAGCCCCGAGCGGCTGCTGCGGCGCGCGGCGGCCCGCGGCCCGCGCGCCCTGCGGCGGCCGTTCGCGGGCGGCGGACAGGAGGAGCAGCGGCGCCTGCTGGAGAGCATCCGCACCCCGTTGCACGGCTGCCACCGGATCGCGGTGCTCGGCCACCCGGCCGGCACCGGGCAGACCGCCGTCACCCTGACCCTCGGCACGCTGCTGGCCGCCAACCGCCCGGACCGGGTGATCGCCCTCGATCTCGCCGGAGCAGGTTCGGGCGGGCCGGCGAAGAACCTGGGCGCCCGGGTGCGCCGGGAGACCACGCGGAGCCTGGGCGACCTGCTCGCGGTACTGCCCTCGCTCAACAGCTACCAGCAGCTGCGCGCCTTCACCTCGCGCGCGGCCAGCGGCCTGGAGGTGCTGGCCGAACTGCCGGGCGCACCGGGGGCCGGCTTCGACGAGTACGGCTACCGGCAGGTGCTGTCGGTGCTGAGCAGCCAGTACCCGGTGATCCTCAGCGACACGGGCACCGCGCCGGAGGGCGTGCGGCGGGCCGCGGTCGAACTCGCCGACCAGCTGGTGATCTGCGCGAGCGCGTCGGTGGCGGGCGCCGACGGCGCGACCGCCACCCTGGACCAGCTGGTCGCCCAGGGCCACGGGGAGCTGGTCCGCACCAGCGTCACGGTGATCTCCACCGTCCCGGCCACCGAGGCCGGCCAGGGCCGACCGCTGCCCGCCCAGGAGCTGGCCGCACACTTCCGCACCCGCTGCGGCGGCGTGGCGGTGATCCCCGCGGACGCCCACCTCGCGGCGGGCGGCGAGGTGGACCCGGCCAGGCTCAAGCCCAGGACCCGCCAGGCCTGCCTGGAGCTGGCCGCCCTGGTGGGCAAGGCGATGGCCCGGCAGCAGCCACCGGCCGCCGGGCCCTGGTAG
- a CDS encoding phosphomannomutase/phosphoglucomutase: MPDYSRLVKAYDIRGQVPEQLNTEIATKVGALFIRLTGADRIVVAQDMRTTSPALAEAFAAGANSAGAEVIDAGLGSTDYLYYCSGSLDLPGVMITASHNPARDNGIKLCRKGAAPIGEDTGLAQIRTWLETDDLPAPAPTPGTTTRRELLTEYAAHLNSLVDLSGSRRLKVVADAGNGMAGHTVPAVFAGLPIDLVPLYFELDGSFPHHEANPLEPKNLLDLQAKVTEVGADIGLAFDGDADRCFFIDEKGEAVPPSAIVGLVAVRELAKDPGSAIIHNVITSAAAVEIIREHGGTPVRSRVGHSFMKALMAEHDAVFGGEHSGHYYFRDFWRADTGMLTALHVLAALGEQERPLSELVADYSRYVASGEINSEVADVPGALDEVEAAYRKADQVTSDRLDGLTVDFGDGRWFNLRPSNTEPLLRLNVEAPDERSMAALRDEVLALIR; this comes from the coding sequence ATGCCCGACTACTCCCGCCTCGTGAAGGCGTACGACATCCGCGGCCAGGTCCCCGAGCAGCTGAACACCGAGATCGCCACCAAGGTCGGTGCGTTGTTCATCCGTCTCACCGGGGCGGACCGAATCGTGGTCGCCCAGGACATGCGCACCACCTCCCCGGCGCTGGCCGAGGCGTTCGCGGCCGGGGCCAACAGTGCGGGAGCCGAGGTGATCGACGCCGGACTCGGTTCGACCGACTATCTGTACTACTGCTCCGGCAGTCTCGACCTCCCCGGTGTGATGATCACCGCGAGCCACAATCCGGCCCGCGACAACGGCATCAAGCTCTGCCGCAAGGGGGCCGCCCCGATCGGCGAGGACACCGGCCTGGCCCAGATCCGCACCTGGCTGGAGACCGACGACCTCCCCGCCCCTGCACCGACGCCCGGCACCACCACCCGGCGCGAGCTGCTCACCGAGTACGCGGCCCACCTGAACTCGCTGGTGGACCTGTCCGGCAGTCGCCGCCTGAAGGTCGTAGCCGACGCCGGGAACGGCATGGCCGGGCACACCGTCCCCGCGGTGTTTGCCGGCCTGCCGATCGACCTGGTGCCGCTCTACTTCGAACTCGACGGCAGCTTCCCCCACCACGAGGCCAATCCGCTGGAGCCGAAGAACCTCCTCGACCTCCAGGCCAAGGTCACGGAGGTCGGCGCGGACATCGGTCTGGCCTTCGACGGCGATGCCGACCGGTGCTTCTTCATCGACGAGAAGGGCGAAGCCGTCCCGCCCTCGGCGATCGTCGGCCTGGTCGCCGTCCGCGAGCTTGCCAAGGACCCCGGGTCGGCCATCATCCACAACGTCATCACCAGCGCCGCGGCCGTGGAGATCATCCGTGAGCACGGTGGCACCCCGGTCCGTTCCCGCGTCGGCCACTCCTTCATGAAAGCCCTGATGGCCGAGCACGACGCGGTCTTCGGCGGCGAGCACTCCGGGCACTACTACTTCCGCGACTTCTGGCGCGCCGACACCGGCATGCTCACCGCCCTGCACGTCCTGGCGGCGCTCGGCGAACAGGAGCGACCCCTGTCGGAGCTGGTCGCGGACTACTCCCGCTACGTCGCCTCCGGGGAGATCAACTCCGAGGTCGCCGATGTGCCCGGGGCGCTCGACGAGGTCGAGGCCGCCTACCGGAAGGCCGACCAGGTCACGAGCGACCGCCTGGACGGCCTCACCGTCGACTTCGGCGACGGCCGGTGGTTCAACCTCCGCCCCTCCAACACCGAACCCCTGCTGCGGCTCAACGTCGAAGCGCCTGACGAGCGGTCCATGGCGGCCCTGCGGGACGAAGTTCTCGCCCTCATCCGCTGA
- a CDS encoding mevalonate kinase family protein, giving the protein MVAAVPLRTRVSAWRAPGGDALALSSGAPLHRTRLLPAQRAAERRYDGDELDHLQAAARVALREVGRIAGTVLTATTDLPVSAGLSSSAALTLSAVAALAGLSGAALDVDAVCRLARRAEVSELGSGAGWMDFLACAHGGVNQVDAGEVPGIRRLAATLGVPVILIDTRQRRATGTVLAAKRDRFQAREPGMIAYSREAPLLVDALTGVLTASAVDFREAGRLVSAYHGLLRDKVRCSTDLIDTCAQLVVAAGAFGAKLSGSGHGGCLFALVPGDAVTSVLRSLADLPVHTIVLPDGEPDGLIVNGRSAG; this is encoded by the coding sequence GTGGTCGCCGCGGTGCCGCTGCGAACCCGGGTGAGCGCATGGCGAGCTCCAGGTGGCGACGCCTTGGCCCTCTCCTCGGGTGCACCGCTGCACCGTACTCGACTGCTGCCCGCCCAGCGCGCGGCCGAACGCCGTTACGACGGCGACGAGCTGGACCACCTCCAGGCAGCGGCTCGGGTCGCCCTGCGCGAAGTCGGCCGCATCGCCGGAACCGTCCTCACCGCGACCACCGACCTCCCCGTCTCCGCCGGGCTGTCCTCCAGCGCCGCTCTGACCCTGTCGGCGGTCGCCGCGCTGGCCGGCCTGAGTGGCGCAGCACTTGACGTGGACGCCGTCTGCCGCCTGGCTCGCCGGGCCGAGGTGAGCGAACTCGGTTCGGGGGCGGGCTGGATGGACTTCCTGGCGTGCGCGCACGGTGGCGTCAACCAGGTGGATGCCGGTGAAGTCCCAGGTATCCGGCGCCTGGCGGCCACCCTCGGTGTTCCTGTGATCCTCATCGACACCCGGCAGCGCCGCGCCACCGGGACTGTCCTCGCCGCCAAGCGCGACCGATTCCAGGCACGCGAGCCGGGCATGATCGCGTACTCCCGGGAGGCTCCGCTACTGGTCGACGCGCTGACCGGCGTGCTCACCGCCTCAGCGGTCGACTTCCGGGAGGCCGGACGCCTCGTCAGCGCTTACCACGGCCTCCTGCGGGACAAGGTGCGCTGTTCCACCGATCTGATCGATACGTGCGCTCAACTGGTTGTCGCGGCAGGCGCATTCGGCGCCAAGCTCAGCGGATCCGGACATGGCGGCTGCCTGTTCGCCTTGGTCCCCGGCGACGCCGTGACGTCGGTCCTGCGGTCCCTGGCGGACCTGCCCGTCCACACCATCGTGCTGCCCGATGGCGAGCCTGACGGGCTGATCGTCAACGGGCGGTCGGCCGGGTAG